In Haladaptatus cibarius D43, the sequence ACCGCGCCGCAATTGCGGTCCGGGCAGGCAATCACGCGCTCGTCGGGCCGGACAACGGCGTTTTACTTCCCGTCGCGCGCGAGCTCGGCGACCCCGACGGCGTAGAAATGTTCGAAATAGAACACGAGGACGCCGACAGTTCGACGTTCCACGGACGGGACGTGTTCGCACCGGCCGCCGCCCGCATCCACGAGCGAGGAGTCGATTCGCTCGAAGAACTACCCGACATCGGGCCCACCGACGAGTTCGAGGACTTGCGATTCCCCGAATCGGAGGTCGGGGAATCGCAGGCGACGGGCGAACTCCTCGTCGTGGACGACTTCGGCAACGCCATCACGAACGTTCCCGGCGACTTCCTCGCCGACGCGGACGAAATCGAAGTGAGTGTTGGCGAAGCAGGTAACGGAGGACTCGCGCCAGTCGAACCCTCCTACGCTCACGTCGAATCCGACCAGCGACTCGTGACGGTCGGAAGCCACGGCAACGTCGAACTCGCAGTGAATCGAGGCCGCGGTGACGACGCGTTCGGCGTCTCCGTCGGCGACGAAATCCGACTGGAAATAGAAAAATAGCGATGGGAGTGCAAACGGGACAATAACGATGGACGCTTTCGGAATCATGAACATCGTCGGCCTGCTTGCGTTCGCAGTCGTCGGTTCGCTCCGCGGAAGCGAGGCCGACCTCGACCTGCTCGGCGTGGGCGTCCTCGGCGTGATGACGGCCCTCGGCGGCGGCGTCACCCGCGACCTGCTCGTAAATACGACACCAGTCGCGCTCCGTTCGACAGGTGACGTGAGCGTCGCACTGGTCGGGGTTGGCCTCGCCGTCGTTCTCGCACGATTCGGCGACGATTTGACCGAACGCACGGTCGTCCGAATTCCGGATGCAATCGGCCTTTCGGCGTTCGCCACGACCGGCGCGCTCGTGGCTCACGACGCCGGACTTACCGCGTTCGGCGTGGTACTGCTCGCAACCGTGACGGGAGTCGGCGGCGGCCTCATCAGCGATTTGCTCCTCCAGAACGTTCCGTCCGTTCTCGTGGAGGATTTTTACGCGACCTGCGCTCTGCTCGGCGGACTGTCGTTCTGGCTGTTGGTGGAAGGCGGAGTTGGGTCGCAG encodes:
- a CDS encoding trimeric intracellular cation channel family protein, translating into MDAFGIMNIVGLLAFAVVGSLRGSEADLDLLGVGVLGVMTALGGGVTRDLLVNTTPVALRSTGDVSVALVGVGLAVVLARFGDDLTERTVVRIPDAIGLSAFATTGALVAHDAGLTAFGVVLLATVTGVGGGLISDLLLQNVPSVLVEDFYATCALLGGLSFWLLVEGGVGSQKSAIACAGIVLSLRLLAIRYDWELPTV
- a CDS encoding SAM hydrolase/SAM-dependent halogenase family protein; this translates as MITLSSDFGTPYPAAMKGVLCQHSDARLVDVAHDFPRQDVRATAFWLREVLPYFPPAVHLVVVDPGVGTDRAAIAVRAGNHALVGPDNGVLLPVARELGDPDGVEMFEIEHEDADSSTFHGRDVFAPAAARIHERGVDSLEELPDIGPTDEFEDLRFPESEVGESQATGELLVVDDFGNAITNVPGDFLADADEIEVSVGEAGNGGLAPVEPSYAHVESDQRLVTVGSHGNVELAVNRGRGDDAFGVSVGDEIRLEIEK